The Streptomonospora litoralis genome window below encodes:
- a CDS encoding MDR family MFS transporter has protein sequence MPRVEYKWLVAVTFVFGLIMQILDVTILNVALATLGREFGVDETTLQWVLTGYMISLAVFIPASGWISDRFGSKRTFQLAVLVFTAASVLCGFATGIGWLIAARVLQGVGGGMLVPVGQAMLFRAFPAEERATASAVLMIPTSIAPALGPVLGGFLVEYASWRWIFFINVPVGTLALLFTVLFLREEKQESAGGFDVAGFVLAGAGLASLLATLERGAQQGWGEPSVWIGLIVAPVLLGLFVWRELTAREPMLDLRLLGQRLFGAGNATLLCLTAAMFGVLFLVPLYMQNLRGASALDAGLVLMPQALGMVVTTQFVSRVYPRVGPRRLLLAGLTLIGGLSLSFQLVGLSTPYWVLGAMMFVQGIGMGMSMVPLQAAAFARTATQSMGRATSLFNASRQVATATGVAVLSTVLVIRTQAETAALGAAASSAARAQARMDAYHGAFLAAVVFAVLGLFVVSLIRDSDAAPSMRRGTAARR, from the coding sequence TTGCCTCGTGTCGAGTACAAGTGGCTGGTCGCGGTCACGTTCGTGTTCGGTCTGATCATGCAGATCCTGGACGTCACCATCCTCAACGTGGCGCTTGCGACCCTGGGGCGCGAGTTCGGCGTCGACGAGACCACCCTGCAGTGGGTGCTGACCGGCTACATGATCAGCCTCGCGGTGTTCATCCCCGCCTCCGGCTGGATCAGCGACCGGTTCGGCAGCAAGCGGACCTTCCAGCTGGCCGTACTCGTCTTCACCGCCGCGTCCGTGCTGTGCGGATTCGCCACCGGAATCGGCTGGCTGATCGCCGCCCGGGTGCTGCAAGGCGTGGGCGGAGGCATGCTCGTCCCGGTCGGCCAGGCGATGCTCTTCCGCGCCTTCCCCGCCGAGGAGCGGGCGACGGCGTCGGCGGTGCTGATGATCCCCACGAGCATCGCCCCCGCCCTGGGGCCGGTTCTGGGCGGCTTCCTGGTCGAATACGCCAGCTGGCGCTGGATCTTCTTCATCAACGTGCCCGTCGGGACGCTGGCGCTGCTGTTCACCGTCCTGTTCCTGCGCGAAGAGAAGCAGGAGAGTGCCGGCGGCTTCGACGTCGCCGGATTCGTGCTCGCCGGGGCCGGGTTGGCGAGCCTGCTGGCCACTCTGGAGCGCGGGGCCCAGCAGGGCTGGGGCGAGCCGTCGGTGTGGATCGGGCTCATCGTCGCCCCCGTGCTCCTCGGCCTGTTCGTCTGGCGGGAGCTCACGGCCCGGGAACCGATGCTGGACCTGCGCCTGCTGGGGCAGCGGCTGTTCGGTGCGGGCAACGCGACGCTGCTGTGCCTCACCGCCGCCATGTTCGGCGTGCTGTTCCTGGTGCCGCTCTACATGCAGAACCTGCGCGGCGCCTCCGCACTGGACGCCGGGCTCGTGCTGATGCCGCAGGCACTGGGCATGGTCGTCACCACGCAGTTCGTCAGCCGCGTCTACCCGCGCGTCGGACCGCGACGGCTGCTGTTGGCGGGCCTGACCCTGATCGGCGGCCTCTCCCTGTCGTTCCAGTTGGTGGGCCTGTCGACGCCGTACTGGGTCCTCGGCGCGATGATGTTCGTCCAGGGGATCGGCATGGGCATGTCCATGGTCCCGCTCCAGGCCGCGGCCTTCGCCCGGACCGCCACGCAATCCATGGGCCGGGCGACGTCGTTGTTCAACGCCAGCCGCCAGGTCGCCACCGCCACCGGTGTCGCGGTGCTGTCGACCGTGCTGGTGATCCGCACCCAGGCCGAGACCGCGGCCCTGGGTGCGGCGGCGTCGAGCGCGGCTCGGGCCCAAGCCCGGATGGACGCCTACCACGGCGCTTTCCTGGCGGCCGTCGTCTTCGCCGTCCTCGGGCTGTTCGTGGTCTCCCTCATCCGCGACTCCGACGCCGCACCCAGCATGCGGCGCGGCACGGCGGCCCGGCGGTAG
- a CDS encoding ArsR/SmtB family transcription factor — MGHRVTAAAQPAVRTRLDAADAEQVATTLQALATPSRLLILARLREGPLPATALAAEVGLEQSACSHQLRLLRNLGLVAGTRQGRSVVYSLYDDHVAGLLDQALYHIEHLRLGPQPPDAPEPDDTEPAPGR, encoded by the coding sequence ATGGGTCATCGAGTCACCGCCGCGGCGCAGCCCGCCGTCCGTACCCGCCTTGATGCGGCCGACGCCGAGCAGGTGGCCACGACGCTGCAGGCACTGGCGACGCCGTCGCGGCTGCTGATCCTGGCCCGGCTGCGCGAGGGTCCGCTCCCGGCCACCGCCCTGGCCGCCGAGGTCGGCCTGGAGCAGTCCGCCTGCTCCCACCAGCTCCGGCTGCTGCGCAACCTCGGCCTGGTCGCCGGCACCCGCCAGGGCCGCTCGGTGGTCTACTCCCTCTACGACGACCACGTGGCCGGCCTGCTGGACCAGGCCCTGTACCACATCGAACACCTGCGCCTGGGCCCCCAACCGCCCGACGCCCCCGAGCCCGACGACACCGAGCCCGCCCCCGGCCGCTGA
- a CDS encoding heavy metal translocating P-type ATPase has product MPLLTTRPPAGGGRTAAPRRRTRLLALPEARWAAAALALFLTALPLDLLGAPAWTWGPLYALAYASGGWEPALEGLKALREKRLDVDLLMVAAALGAAAIGQVLDGALLIVIFATSGALEAIATARTADSVRGLLDLAPQRAVRLAADGAEEPVAAAELRIGDTVLVRPGERVGADGRVTDGASEVDQAAVTGEPLPAVKEIGDTVFAGTLNGTGHLRVAVERDPADTVIARIAAMVDDASRTKAATQLFIERVEQRYSVGMVAATLALFTVPLLWGAALEPTLLRAMTFMIVASPCALVLATMPPMLAAIANAGRHGVLVKSARALERLARSDRAALDKTGTLTEGAPRVSDILPLTDDFAAEEVLALAAAAEHPSEHPLARAVVAAARERGVAVETAADFSAAVGRGVRAVVAGRDVAVGAPQRLVDDAAPGAARARSGAAALEDTGKTAVVVLADGRPVGLLGVADRMRPGAADAVARLRALTGTEPVLLTGDNPRAAELVAAQAGIGEARSGLLPEDKVAAVHGFEEAGHRVLMVGDGINDAPALAAAHTSIAMGRAGSDLALETADAVVVGDDLAAVPTALSLARRARRLVAQNLVIAAVFIAGLVAWDLAGTLPLPLAVAGHEGSTVLVALNGLRLLGEGAWRRAQADE; this is encoded by the coding sequence GTGCCGCTTCTGACCACCCGTCCGCCCGCCGGGGGCGGACGCACCGCCGCCCCGCGGCGCCGCACCCGGCTGCTCGCGCTGCCCGAAGCCCGCTGGGCCGCCGCCGCGCTCGCGCTGTTCCTGACCGCCCTGCCGCTGGACCTGCTCGGCGCACCCGCCTGGACGTGGGGCCCGCTCTACGCACTGGCCTACGCATCCGGCGGCTGGGAACCCGCACTGGAAGGGCTCAAGGCGCTGCGGGAGAAGCGCCTGGACGTCGACCTGCTCATGGTCGCCGCCGCCCTCGGCGCCGCCGCGATCGGCCAGGTCCTCGACGGCGCGCTGCTCATCGTCATCTTCGCCACCTCCGGCGCACTGGAGGCGATCGCCACCGCCCGCACCGCGGACTCCGTGCGCGGCCTGCTCGACCTCGCACCCCAGCGCGCCGTGCGCCTGGCCGCCGACGGCGCCGAGGAGCCGGTCGCAGCGGCCGAGCTGCGCATCGGCGACACCGTGCTCGTCCGCCCGGGCGAGCGGGTCGGCGCCGACGGCCGCGTCACCGACGGGGCGAGCGAGGTCGACCAGGCCGCGGTCACCGGCGAGCCGCTGCCCGCGGTCAAAGAGATCGGCGACACCGTCTTCGCCGGCACCCTCAACGGCACCGGGCACCTGCGCGTGGCCGTGGAACGCGATCCCGCCGACACCGTGATCGCCCGCATCGCGGCCATGGTGGACGACGCCTCCCGGACCAAGGCCGCCACCCAGCTGTTCATCGAACGCGTGGAGCAGCGCTACTCGGTGGGCATGGTCGCCGCCACGCTCGCCCTGTTCACCGTGCCGCTGCTGTGGGGCGCAGCGCTGGAGCCCACCCTGCTGCGGGCGATGACGTTCATGATCGTGGCCTCGCCGTGCGCGCTGGTGCTGGCCACCATGCCGCCGATGCTCGCGGCGATCGCCAACGCCGGGCGCCACGGGGTCCTGGTCAAGTCCGCCCGCGCCCTGGAGCGGCTCGCCCGCAGCGACCGGGCGGCGCTGGACAAGACCGGGACGCTCACCGAAGGCGCTCCCCGGGTGAGCGACATCCTGCCGCTGACCGACGACTTCGCCGCCGAGGAGGTGCTGGCGCTCGCGGCCGCCGCCGAGCACCCCAGCGAGCACCCGCTGGCCCGCGCCGTGGTCGCCGCCGCCCGCGAGCGCGGTGTCGCCGTCGAGACGGCCGCGGACTTCTCCGCGGCCGTGGGCCGCGGCGTGCGCGCCGTGGTCGCGGGCCGCGACGTCGCCGTGGGCGCGCCGCAGCGCCTGGTGGACGACGCGGCACCCGGCGCCGCGCGGGCACGGTCCGGGGCCGCGGCGCTGGAGGACACCGGCAAAACCGCGGTGGTCGTGCTCGCCGACGGGCGGCCGGTGGGCCTGCTCGGCGTCGCCGACCGCATGCGTCCCGGTGCCGCCGACGCCGTCGCCCGGCTGCGCGCTCTGACCGGCACCGAACCGGTGCTGCTGACCGGGGACAACCCGCGCGCCGCCGAACTGGTGGCCGCCCAGGCGGGCATCGGCGAGGCACGCTCCGGGCTGCTGCCCGAGGACAAGGTCGCCGCGGTGCACGGTTTCGAGGAAGCCGGACACCGCGTGCTGATGGTGGGCGACGGGATCAACGACGCGCCCGCCCTGGCCGCCGCGCACACCTCGATCGCCATGGGCCGCGCCGGCTCCGACCTCGCTCTGGAGACCGCCGACGCCGTCGTGGTCGGCGACGACCTGGCCGCCGTGCCCACCGCCCTGTCGCTGGCCCGCCGCGCCCGCCGGCTGGTCGCCCAGAACCTGGTGATCGCGGCGGTGTTCATCGCCGGACTGGTCGCCTGGGACCTGGCGGGCACCCTGCCGCTGCCGCTGGCCGTGGCCGGCCACGAGGGCTCCACCGTGCTGGTCGCGCTCAACGGCCTGCGCCTGCTGGGCGAAGGGGCCTGGCGCCGGGCACAGGCCGACGAGTAG